A genomic stretch from Xiphophorus maculatus strain JP 163 A chromosome 14, X_maculatus-5.0-male, whole genome shotgun sequence includes:
- the men1 gene encoding menin → MGLHSTQKKFFPLKGIDGVVQLFDSELRKSEPDLALLSLVLGFVEHFLAVNRVIPINVPGVRFEPLEPDCPTSCFPTVELGMISALYERFTAQIRGAVDLSQYRRTASGSSRELVKKVSDVIWNSLSRSYFKDRAHIQSLFSLITGTKLDSSGVAFAVVAACQVLGLKDVHLALSEDHAWVIFGKNGEETAEVTWHGKGNEDRRGQTVTAGVSEKSWLYLKGSYMKCDRNMEVAFMVCAINPSLDLHTDSSELLQLQQKLLWLLYDRGDLDRYPMAMGTLADLEDQEPIPGKENPLQIHLKAVGSAQKFYNNEHIYPYMYLAGFHYRHRNVQEALKAWAEAAQVMQEYNYFREDEEIYKEFFDIANDVIPTLLKETATADGPGEDGDGAEGPDKENGKQMTAISALQDPECFAHLLRFYDGICKWEEGSPTPVLHVGWATYLVQSLSRFDSQVRQKVSIITKEPECQDDDDQSSEDPREGRRRGPRRESKLEDQSSSPPTAPTSPPSQQPAAAPQPKKVGDGAVRRRSSQGLRAGETDGTPKSPSSESVSSPLSQQLASPCPAGPVVVFQSEKMKGMKELLCAAKVNSSAIKLQLTAQSQVQMKRQKSTPAGDYSMSFMKRQRKSL, encoded by the exons ATGGGTTTGCACTCAACACAGAAGAAGTTCTTCCCCCTCAAGGGGATCGATGGCGTGGTCCAGCTGTTTGATTCCGAGCTCCGCAAGTCAGAACCAGACCTGGCTCTGCTCTCACTGGTTCTGGGTTTTGTTGAGCACTTTCTGGCTGTGAACAGGGTCATCCCCATTAACGTTCCAGGGGTCCGCTTTGAGCCGCTGGAGCCGGACTGTCCCACGTCCTGCTTCCCCACGGTGGAGCTGGGAATGATTTCTGCACTGTACGAACGTTTCACAGCTCAGATCCGTGGCGCCGTGGACCTGTCCCAGTACCGCAGAACTGCCTCCGGGTCCAGCAGAGAGCTGGTGAAGAAAGTGTCAGATGTCATCTGGAACAGTCTCAGTCGGTCGTATTTTAAGGACCGGGCTCACATCCAGTCCCTGTTCAGCCTCATCACAG GCACCAAGCTGGACAGCTCAGGAGTGGCCTTCGCTGTGGTGGCGGCCTGTCAGGTGCTGGGTCTGAAGGACGTCCACCTGGCGCTGTCCGAGGACCACGCCTGGGTCATATTTGGGAAAAATGGTGAGGAGACAGCGGAGGTCACCTGGCATGGGAAGGGCAATGAAGACCGCAGAGGGCAGACGGTCACGGCTGGAGTCAGTGAGAAG AGCTGGCTGTACCTGAAGGGGTCCTACATGAAGTGTGACAGGAACATGGAGGTTGCCTTCATGGTGTGTGCCATCAACCCTTCTCTGGATTTGCACACGGACAGCTCAGaactcctgcagctgcagcag AAACTTCTTTGGTTGCTGTATGATCGAGGGGACCTGGACAG GTATCCCATGGCAATGGGAACTCTAGCAGACCTTGAGGATCAAGAACCAATACCAGGAAAGGAGAACCCCCTGCAAATTCATCTGAAG gcTGTAGGTTCTGCTCAGAAGTTCTACAACAATGAGCACATCTACCCCTACATGTACCTGGCTGGGTTCCACTACAGACACAGGAATGTGCAGGAGGCGCTGAAGGCCTGGGCTGAGGCAGCACAAGTCATGCAGGA gtaTAACTATTTCCGTGAGGATGAGGAGATCTACAAGGAGTTCTTCGACATCGCAAACGACGTCATCCCCACTCTGCTGAAGGAGACGGCTACAGCTGACGGTCCTGGGGAGGATGGAGACGGGGCAGAAGGGCCCGACAAG GAGAACGGCAAGCAGATGACGGCCATCTCAGCACTCCAGGACCCAGAATGCTTTGCCCACCTGCTTCGTTTTTATGATGGCATCTGCAAGTGGGAGGAGGGGAGTCCCACCCCGGTTCTTCATGTGGGCTGGGCCACATACCTGGTCCAGTCTCTGAGCCGCTTCGACTCTCAG GTGCGTCAGAAAGTGTCCATCATCACCAAAGAACCCGAGTGCCAGGATGATGACGACCAGTCGAGTGAGGACCCCCGGGAGGGCCGGCGGCGGGGCCCCAGGAGGGAGTCCAAGCTGGAGGATCAGAGCTCCTCCCCCCCCACTGCCCCCACCTCTCCACCCAGCCAGCAACCTGCAGCAGCACCTCAGCCCAAGAAGGTCGGGGACGGAGCTGTTCGCCGTCGCTCCTCTCAGGGTCTGCGGGCCGGAGAGACAGACGGGACTCCCAAATCCCCCAGCTCAGAGTCCGTCTCCTCCCCGTTGTCCCAGCAGCTGGCCTCGCCCTGCCCCGCCGGCCCCGTGGTCGTCTTCCAGAGTGAGAAGATGAAGGGCATGAAGGAGCTGCTTTGTGCAGCCAAGGTGAACTCCAGCGCCATCAAACTGCAGCTCACCGCCCAGTCCCAGGTCCAGATGAAGAGGCAGAAGAGTACCCCAGCAGGGGATTACTCCATGTCCTTCATGAAGCGCCAGCGCAAGTCACTGTAG